Proteins from a single region of Bradyrhizobium diazoefficiens:
- a CDS encoding class I SAM-dependent methyltransferase produces the protein MKLDAGISNSGPVEVEERASIKAWHRFFKRFIAPLFRGKRMELFLRTFAVTDETRIIDLGGAASTWETIGPKPLVTMVNQWGSSYATERFKYLIGDACNIDAPDNSYEIAFSNSVIEHVGDFSRQQAFAREVRRIAPRYFVQTPYRYFPIEPHYMCLGIQFLPKPVFKRLVRRFSLWGIVTKPNKAEIEESMSTIELLTVGQMRELFPDARIFRERFLFLTKSLIAIKQ, from the coding sequence ATGAAACTGGATGCAGGAATCTCGAACAGCGGCCCAGTCGAGGTCGAAGAACGCGCCAGCATCAAGGCTTGGCACCGTTTTTTCAAACGCTTCATTGCGCCCCTCTTCCGCGGCAAGCGGATGGAGTTGTTTCTGCGGACGTTCGCGGTAACGGACGAAACACGTATCATCGATCTCGGTGGTGCGGCGTCCACCTGGGAGACCATCGGTCCCAAACCGCTCGTGACCATGGTCAACCAATGGGGCTCATCTTACGCGACGGAGCGTTTCAAATATCTGATCGGCGATGCCTGTAACATCGACGCGCCCGATAACTCATACGAAATCGCGTTTTCGAACTCTGTCATTGAACATGTGGGTGACTTTTCGCGACAACAGGCATTTGCGAGGGAGGTCCGCCGTATCGCACCGCGATACTTTGTGCAGACGCCGTACAGATATTTCCCCATCGAACCACATTACATGTGTTTGGGAATTCAGTTCCTGCCTAAGCCGGTTTTCAAGCGACTGGTGCGCAGGTTTAGCCTCTGGGGCATCGTTACGAAGCCGAACAAGGCGGAGATCGAGGAATCAATGTCAACCATCGAATTGCTGACTGTCGGACAGATGCGCGAATTGTTTCCCGATGCGCGGATCTTCCGCGAACGGTTTCTCTTTCTCACGAAGAGCTTGATCGCGATAAAGCAGTGA
- a CDS encoding WecB/TagA/CpsF family glycosyltransferase: MSVASDQCTPVVGMVPAGRGLAELTDRPNDRVTERFWVVGTPVSVVDMASAITLIREWIQEKKSRYICVTDVHSIMLSRWDPALRRALTGADLVIADGTPLVWTAWSRGVKSIGRVPGPDFMHELCRLSPENWTHFLLGGAKDVPDRLAQSLTALNPRLTICGTHSPPFRPLTQGEDNELVERINASKPNIVWIGLGCPKQELWMSQHAPAIPGAIMIGVGAAFNFLSGTIPRAPLWMQNNGLEWLHRLLTEPRRLWRRYLVIAPMFAVLAVVETIGIWWRRSQNPKKLHHV; the protein is encoded by the coding sequence ATGTCTGTTGCGTCCGACCAATGCACACCCGTCGTCGGGATGGTGCCCGCTGGGAGGGGCCTCGCCGAATTGACAGATCGGCCCAATGACCGGGTGACCGAGCGCTTCTGGGTTGTCGGAACACCGGTGAGCGTCGTCGACATGGCGTCTGCGATAACGCTTATCCGTGAGTGGATCCAGGAGAAGAAGAGTCGGTACATTTGCGTAACCGACGTGCATAGCATCATGCTCTCGCGGTGGGATCCGGCTCTTCGCCGCGCTCTGACAGGCGCCGACCTCGTCATCGCGGATGGCACGCCCCTCGTTTGGACCGCATGGTCGCGCGGTGTGAAATCGATCGGTCGTGTCCCTGGCCCCGATTTCATGCATGAGCTTTGTCGTCTGTCTCCCGAGAATTGGACCCACTTTCTGCTGGGTGGCGCGAAGGACGTTCCTGATCGGCTGGCCCAGTCGCTAACGGCGCTCAATCCGCGACTCACGATCTGTGGCACTCATTCACCGCCGTTTCGGCCGCTCACGCAGGGAGAGGACAACGAACTGGTCGAGCGCATCAATGCGTCGAAACCCAATATCGTGTGGATTGGGCTTGGATGCCCGAAGCAAGAGCTTTGGATGTCTCAGCACGCACCGGCGATTCCTGGTGCGATCATGATCGGAGTCGGTGCAGCATTCAATTTCCTTTCCGGAACTATTCCGCGCGCTCCGCTCTGGATGCAGAACAACGGCTTGGAATGGCTTCATCGTCTGTTGACGGAGCCCCGGCGTCTGTGGCGACGCTACCTCGTGATCGCTCCGATGTTTGCTGTTCTGGCCGTCGTCGAGACGATCGGGATTTGGTGGCGGCGATCTCAGAACCCGAAGAAGCTCCACCATGTGTAG
- a CDS encoding right-handed parallel beta-helix repeat-containing protein, giving the protein MSFALEEAARRRVSDPATPLEVELQTGTYYLDKPIVIDAGLAGEGGITLEARPGADVRLVGWKKVESVIPPAKHIEDQLPEIARGKIRYYSLPQSEFPDLGVELPRGHSLPRHAAEMEFFVGDTPLTPARWPAFGYSEIERGIDRSRVVIRDAPVSAVAGRTDVWFAGFPGVEWGYQRVQIADVDPISGVIRTVRPFDYPPKWRDFAALEGPPSLFSAPNQFYLDRANRVLAVWAHAKDARTIQASVLNNAIVITGARHVRIEGLSVLGVRGDAIRVVNSDDVQLDHIQVADTGMRGVAVEGGRDFLLQNSIIHDTGEEGAWVTGGDRQNLVSARQRILSNILYRFGRRIRSGRDGIRIDGVGIVVEGNILSDAPSQAIGFQGNDHLIRHNDISRTMSECGDCAAIYTGRDWSARGTCIDGNVIHGITPAPDRDVSGIYLDDAASGIVVWRNVVVSLRRGILVGGGRDNIVMENTIADADQFGVLLDGRGLSWAKASVNDPSSEIRRRLVAVPYDREPYRSRYPHLAELLQDQPGQPKYNLISGNKFFRGAGVVLEDPALGALLLTTPQKLSEMNGQTCSPQSIPGRRDPPAE; this is encoded by the coding sequence TTGAGCTTCGCGCTGGAGGAAGCCGCCAGACGGCGCGTTTCCGATCCCGCGACACCCCTCGAGGTCGAATTGCAGACTGGAACCTATTACCTGGACAAGCCCATTGTCATCGATGCGGGCCTCGCAGGCGAAGGCGGGATCACGCTCGAGGCGAGGCCCGGTGCTGACGTGCGCCTCGTCGGCTGGAAAAAAGTCGAGAGCGTCATTCCTCCGGCGAAGCATATCGAAGACCAACTCCCCGAGATTGCGCGCGGCAAGATAAGATATTACTCCCTGCCGCAATCCGAATTTCCCGATCTTGGAGTGGAGCTGCCGCGGGGGCACTCGCTTCCGCGCCATGCGGCAGAGATGGAGTTCTTCGTCGGCGACACGCCGTTGACTCCAGCCCGGTGGCCGGCGTTCGGCTATTCGGAAATCGAGCGCGGCATCGATAGATCGCGGGTGGTGATCCGCGACGCGCCGGTCTCCGCCGTTGCCGGCCGCACCGACGTCTGGTTCGCGGGATTTCCCGGCGTCGAGTGGGGTTACCAGCGTGTCCAGATCGCCGATGTCGACCCCATCTCGGGCGTCATCCGGACAGTGCGTCCGTTCGACTATCCACCGAAATGGCGCGATTTTGCCGCGCTGGAGGGCCCGCCAAGCCTGTTCAGCGCTCCCAACCAGTTCTATCTCGACCGCGCCAATCGCGTGCTGGCGGTCTGGGCACACGCCAAAGACGCGCGAACCATCCAAGCATCCGTCCTGAACAACGCGATCGTCATTACCGGGGCGCGACACGTGCGGATCGAAGGGCTCAGCGTGCTGGGCGTGCGTGGCGACGCCATCCGTGTCGTCAACAGCGACGACGTGCAATTGGATCATATCCAGGTGGCGGACACCGGAATGCGCGGGGTCGCGGTCGAGGGCGGCCGCGACTTTCTGCTGCAGAACTCCATCATCCACGATACCGGCGAAGAAGGCGCCTGGGTCACGGGCGGGGACCGGCAAAACCTCGTTTCCGCCAGGCAAAGGATTCTCTCCAACATTCTGTATCGCTTCGGGCGGCGCATCCGCAGCGGTCGGGATGGAATCCGGATCGATGGCGTCGGCATCGTCGTCGAAGGCAATATCCTCAGCGACGCGCCGTCCCAGGCGATTGGCTTCCAGGGCAACGATCATCTCATCCGTCACAACGACATCTCGCGCACCATGTCGGAGTGCGGCGACTGCGCGGCGATCTACACGGGCCGGGACTGGAGCGCGCGCGGCACCTGCATCGACGGCAACGTCATTCACGGAATTACGCCGGCACCCGATCGGGACGTAAGCGGCATTTACCTCGACGATGCCGCGAGCGGCATCGTCGTCTGGCGCAACGTGGTCGTGAGCCTGCGGCGAGGAATCCTGGTCGGCGGCGGCCGCGATAATATCGTTATGGAAAATACGATCGCCGATGCAGATCAGTTCGGAGTTCTACTCGACGGGCGCGGCTTGAGCTGGGCCAAAGCCTCGGTGAACGATCCGTCTTCCGAGATTCGCCGCAGGCTCGTCGCGGTTCCTTACGACCGGGAGCCCTACCGCTCGCGCTATCCGCATCTGGCCGAACTGCTGCAGGACCAGCCCGGACAGCCGAAGTATAATCTGATTTCCGGAAACAAGTTCTTTCGCGGTGCGGGTGTGGTGCTGGAGGATCCGGCACTGGGTGCGCTGTTGCTGACCACGCCACAGAAGTTGAGCGAGATGAATGGGCAGACCTGCTCGCCGCAATCTATTCCCGGCCGTCGCGATCCACCGGCTGAATGA
- a CDS encoding polysaccharide deacetylase family protein, with product MTYTATRLRASIGAFHRTFLRRPLPDKLALYLHSLRGRASAVEQLMRRFSDLGYSFVGPDQFLYSSGRMILLTFDDNYQSWYTCLPMFERLGATATFYVNTVSFRDRANEAELRRFFSSISAEPEPTLTVDELKCIAAAGHTIGAHTHTHPNLAAISLEKAKHEIRTSKAILEDILLEPVAHFAYPFGMRRHFSSPLKQYCFEIGFKTVATGLPALQYVKPESGIVHRSVVQLDVPFERYIENLQVDGRIFERITGRNPVAV from the coding sequence ATGACGTACACCGCAACGCGGCTCCGCGCTTCTATTGGCGCGTTTCACAGGACGTTCCTGCGCCGGCCTCTTCCGGATAAGCTGGCGCTTTATCTCCATTCGTTGAGGGGACGCGCCTCGGCAGTGGAACAGCTGATGCGGCGGTTTTCCGACCTCGGCTACAGCTTCGTCGGCCCCGACCAGTTCCTATACAGCTCAGGCCGGATGATCTTGCTGACATTCGATGATAACTACCAATCATGGTACACCTGCCTGCCGATGTTCGAGCGGCTCGGGGCCACGGCGACTTTCTACGTCAATACCGTTTCGTTTCGCGATAGGGCCAACGAAGCTGAACTCCGCCGGTTCTTTTCCAGTATCTCCGCGGAGCCTGAGCCGACGCTGACTGTCGACGAGCTGAAATGCATTGCCGCGGCGGGGCACACGATCGGCGCGCATACCCACACACACCCCAATTTGGCGGCCATTTCGCTGGAGAAGGCAAAGCACGAGATCAGGACCAGCAAAGCCATCCTCGAAGACATCCTGCTCGAGCCTGTGGCCCATTTTGCTTATCCGTTCGGCATGCGCAGGCATTTTTCCTCGCCCTTGAAACAGTACTGCTTCGAGATCGGCTTCAAGACCGTCGCGACCGGCCTTCCTGCCCTGCAGTATGTGAAGCCGGAGAGCGGCATTGTTCATCGTTCCGTTGTCCAGCTCGATGTGCCGTTTGAGCGGTATATCGAAAACCTCCAGGTCGATGGGCGGATTTTCGAACGGATCACCGGCCGCAACCCCGTCGCGGTGTGA
- a CDS encoding peptidylprolyl isomerase, with translation MTNPAFKAAMLVGVLFAATSSVAMAQTRNAPQPAPARPGPAAPARSAAVEETPAVKSGEVIARVGGSDVTAEEVKATIQLLDARQQAALARDPALLSQTVRAILANRLVLREATAKKWEQQPAVIAQLARARESLIVESYLQSVTAPPDSFPSEAEIKSVYEANASALLVPRRFRLAQVVVAVPKEADKAAEDAARKKLDDVVKKAKQPGADFGAIAHSSSEDSASAERDGEIGWVNEPELRPEIRGQVTGLPKAGLTDPIRLDDGWHIVKLLDTEAAHTRPYAEVRDALVERMRAERVEANRRAYVTELLKQTPPVVNEIALTKLLRTKPEAQPAR, from the coding sequence ATGACCAATCCTGCATTCAAAGCCGCCATGCTTGTCGGCGTGCTGTTCGCCGCGACCTCGTCCGTAGCGATGGCGCAGACCCGCAATGCACCGCAGCCGGCCCCCGCGCGCCCTGGGCCTGCCGCACCAGCGCGCTCTGCCGCGGTCGAGGAGACTCCGGCCGTGAAGAGCGGCGAGGTCATTGCGCGGGTCGGCGGCAGCGATGTGACTGCGGAGGAGGTGAAGGCGACGATCCAGCTTCTGGATGCGCGCCAGCAGGCCGCACTGGCGCGCGACCCGGCCCTGCTGAGCCAGACGGTGCGGGCGATCCTCGCCAATCGCCTCGTGCTCAGGGAGGCGACGGCGAAGAAATGGGAGCAGCAGCCGGCCGTTATCGCCCAGCTTGCACGCGCGCGCGAAAGCCTGATCGTCGAAAGCTATCTCCAGTCGGTGACGGCGCCGCCTGACAGTTTTCCGAGCGAGGCCGAGATCAAGAGCGTGTACGAGGCAAACGCCAGCGCTCTGCTCGTTCCCCGCCGTTTCCGCCTTGCCCAGGTCGTGGTCGCGGTGCCGAAGGAGGCGGACAAGGCCGCCGAGGATGCGGCGCGCAAGAAGCTCGATGACGTTGTCAAGAAGGCCAAGCAGCCGGGCGCGGATTTCGGCGCGATTGCGCACAGCTCGTCCGAGGATTCCGCGTCGGCCGAGCGGGACGGCGAGATCGGCTGGGTGAACGAGCCGGAACTTCGGCCCGAAATTCGCGGCCAAGTCACCGGATTGCCAAAAGCCGGACTCACGGATCCGATCCGGCTCGATGACGGCTGGCACATCGTGAAGCTGTTGGATACTGAGGCGGCCCACACGCGGCCGTATGCGGAGGTGAGGGACGCGCTGGTCGAGCGCATGCGAGCTGAACGCGTCGAGGCCAATCGTCGCGCCTATGTGACGGAATTGCTCAAGCAAACCCCGCCGGTTGTGAACGAAATCGCGCTGACGAAACTGCTCCGGACAAAACCCGAGGCGCAGCCGGCGCGTTAA
- a CDS encoding ChbG/HpnK family deacetylase — protein sequence MRRLIVNADDLGHDRVVNEDIFRLIEAGSVTSATILANGSAVEAAAARLRDFPQASFGVHLNATEFLPLTRGAALDALCDESGALAPGWVKNLTLSGETREAVFREWCAQVERALDLRVPVSHLDSHHHIHTHPALFAVFKRVQLRFNIRKARLRRNIFNLGRRRPGIRAATTAWNLAFTTIVPTQTTNAFTEFATLYERVVAGYAWTGTVELMCHPGSPLFTDETRLLDGDWRGVLGRDVTMISYLDL from the coding sequence ATGAGGCGCCTGATCGTCAACGCCGACGATCTTGGGCACGACCGCGTCGTGAACGAGGATATTTTCCGGCTGATCGAAGCCGGAAGCGTCACTTCTGCGACCATCCTGGCGAACGGGTCGGCAGTCGAGGCCGCGGCGGCCCGGCTCCGGGATTTCCCGCAGGCTTCGTTCGGGGTCCACCTCAACGCCACTGAATTCCTGCCATTGACGCGCGGTGCCGCGCTCGATGCCTTGTGCGACGAGAGCGGCGCACTGGCGCCAGGCTGGGTCAAGAATCTGACGCTGAGCGGAGAGACGAGGGAAGCGGTGTTCCGTGAATGGTGCGCTCAGGTCGAGCGCGCTCTCGACCTGCGCGTACCAGTGTCGCATCTCGACTCACACCATCACATTCATACCCATCCGGCGCTGTTTGCCGTTTTCAAGCGCGTTCAGCTCCGCTTCAACATCCGCAAGGCGCGCCTCAGGCGCAACATCTTCAACCTCGGCCGCCGGCGACCAGGAATACGGGCGGCCACGACCGCATGGAACCTGGCGTTCACCACGATCGTTCCCACGCAGACGACCAACGCCTTCACCGAATTTGCGACGCTCTATGAGCGGGTTGTCGCCGGGTACGCTTGGACCGGCACGGTCGAGCTCATGTGCCATCCAGGCAGTCCGCTGTTTACGGATGAGACGCGTCTGCTCGATGGCGACTGGAGGGGTGTCCTCGGCCGCGACGTGACCATGATCAGTTATCTTGACCTCTGA
- a CDS encoding glycosyltransferase family 4 protein translates to MKILVIHNIYRETGGEDTVVKQEIDLLRRRGHDVHTAFFDNSDIRNSGDRIRVALQVGRNGTSAARLSAMISTSRPDVVHVHNFFPLVSPGGLDVIAREGIPVVQTLHNFRTICPGGILMRDGQPCEACVGRNRWPAVRWRCYRGSAVGSAAAAYMGHVFRRVLDRHRAHITVVAMTQFARSRFLADGFMEDQIVVRPNFAPDIGPGLAARDGRLVYIGRLSEEKGADIIVRAAAKVRGEVEIVGDGPETDHLRSTAPPNVTFAGRIAREAVASKLRSASAVLVPSRCYEGFPMIVAESMACSTPVIASRIGALAEIVEDRKTGRLIATDDIDGWTQAMNEAIDDPGQLAQWGRSARQAYTLLCSEERGYDSLIGIYQRAIERARAA, encoded by the coding sequence TTGAAGATTCTCGTCATTCACAACATTTATCGAGAAACTGGCGGCGAGGACACAGTCGTCAAACAGGAGATCGATCTTCTCAGACGGCGCGGCCACGACGTTCATACCGCGTTCTTTGACAATTCAGACATAAGGAATTCCGGCGATCGCATCAGGGTGGCGCTGCAAGTTGGACGGAACGGCACCTCGGCTGCCCGGCTGAGCGCCATGATTTCGACGTCTCGTCCGGACGTCGTCCATGTGCACAATTTTTTTCCCCTTGTGTCGCCGGGCGGATTGGACGTGATAGCGCGCGAAGGCATTCCGGTGGTGCAGACACTGCATAACTTTCGGACGATTTGTCCTGGCGGAATACTCATGCGCGACGGACAGCCGTGCGAAGCCTGTGTGGGTCGCAACCGATGGCCAGCAGTACGGTGGAGGTGTTATCGGGGGTCGGCCGTCGGCTCGGCTGCTGCAGCCTATATGGGTCACGTGTTCCGGCGGGTCCTCGATCGCCATCGAGCCCACATCACGGTCGTGGCCATGACCCAGTTCGCAAGATCGCGGTTTCTCGCCGATGGTTTCATGGAGGACCAGATCGTCGTGCGACCCAACTTCGCGCCCGATATCGGACCTGGACTGGCGGCACGCGATGGGCGCCTTGTCTATATCGGCCGGTTGAGCGAGGAAAAAGGCGCCGATATCATCGTCAGGGCAGCCGCAAAGGTGCGAGGAGAAGTCGAGATCGTGGGCGACGGCCCCGAAACGGATCACTTGCGGTCGACCGCACCCCCGAATGTAACCTTTGCGGGACGCATCGCTCGCGAAGCGGTCGCGAGCAAGCTGCGGAGCGCGAGCGCGGTCCTCGTTCCGTCGCGCTGTTATGAAGGATTTCCCATGATCGTCGCCGAATCGATGGCCTGCTCCACCCCGGTCATCGCCAGCAGGATCGGTGCGCTCGCGGAAATAGTGGAGGACCGCAAGACCGGACGATTGATCGCGACCGACGACATCGACGGATGGACGCAAGCCATGAACGAAGCGATCGACGATCCCGGTCAACTCGCGCAATGGGGCCGGTCCGCACGTCAGGCCTACACTCTCCTGTGCAGCGAAGAGCGCGGCTACGACAGTTTGATCGGTATCTATCAACGCGCGATCGAAAGGGCTCGCGCCGCCTGA
- a CDS encoding glycosyltransferase family 4 protein, with product MPGIAICNNMVTPYTNRLFNHIVDGHGLDLTVISCAAREKNRQWSERYAARYSHILLRGIEFDLPGSRSAHINVGMWSTLSRLSPDLVAINGVYPTMLVAAAWSRVHRKPLVFLTDGWAIMMPQSVYHRLTRPAVVGRCRAIICASAKGRDFFVEQGADPKKIFVANIVPAWGGPADIPEFARRRYDLLWCGRVNDERKNWPFFVKLVLELKRRLPTLSVRIIADSPSRPEELDQLSTAEVAFEYTSHVPPEEISSVFASARMLALPSKSDAWGLVCNEAMQCGTPCIVSPFVGAADELVIDDACGLVRPLEVEPWAAAILRLVGDAARWSAMSRAAVQAAAQLNLDRSARRYVDGLNLAAAGLPPAARKLASAT from the coding sequence ATGCCGGGTATCGCGATCTGCAACAACATGGTCACGCCATATACGAACCGGCTCTTCAATCACATAGTCGATGGCCACGGGCTCGATCTCACGGTGATATCGTGTGCCGCCCGGGAGAAGAACCGACAGTGGTCGGAACGCTACGCCGCGCGGTATAGCCACATCCTGCTTCGCGGAATAGAGTTCGATCTGCCAGGATCGAGGTCGGCGCATATCAATGTGGGGATGTGGAGCACGCTGAGCCGTCTGTCTCCCGATCTCGTTGCCATCAACGGTGTCTATCCGACGATGCTGGTCGCCGCAGCCTGGAGCCGGGTCCACAGAAAGCCGCTGGTCTTTCTGACCGACGGGTGGGCGATCATGATGCCGCAGAGCGTCTATCATCGCCTGACGCGACCGGCGGTCGTCGGTCGTTGCCGGGCGATCATCTGCGCGAGCGCGAAGGGGCGAGACTTCTTCGTAGAGCAGGGCGCGGACCCGAAGAAGATTTTCGTGGCGAACATCGTTCCGGCCTGGGGCGGACCGGCCGATATTCCGGAATTCGCCCGGCGCCGCTATGATCTGCTGTGGTGCGGACGCGTGAACGACGAGCGGAAAAACTGGCCTTTCTTCGTGAAGCTCGTGCTTGAGCTGAAGCGCCGGTTGCCCACGCTTTCGGTGCGCATCATCGCGGATAGCCCATCCAGGCCCGAGGAGCTTGATCAGCTCTCCACGGCGGAGGTCGCATTCGAATATACGTCGCACGTCCCGCCAGAGGAGATTTCGTCGGTGTTCGCCTCCGCGCGTATGCTCGCTTTGCCGTCGAAGTCGGACGCATGGGGACTGGTCTGCAACGAAGCGATGCAATGCGGCACGCCGTGCATTGTCTCTCCGTTCGTCGGCGCGGCGGACGAACTCGTGATCGACGATGCCTGCGGTTTGGTGCGCCCGCTCGAGGTCGAGCCCTGGGCGGCCGCGATTTTGCGGCTGGTCGGCGATGCCGCGCGCTGGTCGGCGATGTCGCGGGCCGCGGTCCAGGCCGCAGCGCAACTCAATCTCGATCGGTCGGCGCGCCGATACGTCGACGGGTTGAACCTTGCGGCAGCTGGTCTGCCGCCGGCCGCAAGGAAGCTTGCGTCCGCGACCTGA
- a CDS encoding HAD-IIIC family phosphatase yields the protein MYQSEWARADISASTEAPIPEIRSRLPATDVAGVMLLHWQEHCVECAVPQCYSTCRLYVPRGDGRCARFAYGIVRNTAASGGLGFGADIRFRRWAKLETELTGCLVSTRAHQVIERFDDAAVAMANVTHSAVKHIDAANSVPHDLLAKLRSRVFRHLGRANDQYNAFVIECFSPESSPFRLALNLRVDDATIFRHAVEVAPGPNFFSIPVPLPRDLAEREYFLTIEPEVDHEVRVIFTWLDFVALRQDASLPVVGGEVRGPARKVKCVAWDLDNTLWQGILVEDGAANLSLRPEAVELIKQLDARGIIQTVVSKNNHDDALAVIADFGLSDYFLCPAVNWGQKSANLQQIADRLNINIDTFALIDDSPFERQEVGTALPMVRVYSEQGLESVLDRPEFDVPVTSASRQRRLSYLTEVHRDRAREVFAGDYLDFLRSCEIKLRIFKPSTAAETLRCLELIERTNQLNLSGRSYDPEAFDRLLRTPGNLCLAIECEDRFGSYGIVGFASVVEDAGQPMLLDFVMSCRVAQKRVEHCVFGWLARRARERGHRKLLADLRPTSKNKPLLKVFADMRFSTEKEEAGRVLLALDLATADLEDGAVIALDASDLAGDKVAA from the coding sequence ATGTATCAGTCTGAATGGGCGCGGGCCGACATCTCGGCGAGCACCGAGGCGCCAATCCCGGAAATCCGCTCGCGTCTCCCCGCGACAGATGTGGCTGGCGTGATGTTGCTGCATTGGCAGGAGCACTGCGTCGAATGCGCCGTACCGCAATGCTATTCGACGTGCCGCCTGTACGTTCCCCGTGGCGACGGGCGTTGTGCGCGATTTGCCTATGGTATCGTTCGTAACACCGCCGCCAGCGGCGGGCTCGGCTTCGGCGCCGACATTCGCTTCCGCCGCTGGGCCAAGCTCGAGACCGAACTGACCGGCTGCCTGGTCTCGACCCGGGCGCATCAGGTGATCGAGCGGTTCGACGATGCCGCCGTCGCCATGGCGAATGTGACCCATTCGGCGGTCAAGCATATCGATGCGGCGAACAGCGTCCCCCATGACCTCCTGGCCAAGCTGCGCAGTCGGGTCTTTCGTCATTTGGGCCGGGCCAACGATCAATACAACGCCTTTGTCATCGAATGCTTTAGTCCGGAAAGCTCGCCGTTTCGCTTGGCGCTTAATTTGCGGGTCGACGATGCGACCATCTTCCGCCATGCGGTCGAGGTGGCGCCGGGTCCGAACTTCTTCTCCATTCCCGTCCCGCTTCCGCGCGACCTCGCCGAAAGGGAATATTTTCTGACGATTGAGCCTGAAGTCGATCACGAGGTTCGGGTGATCTTCACATGGCTTGATTTCGTCGCGCTGCGCCAGGACGCGAGCCTCCCGGTTGTTGGTGGGGAGGTGCGCGGGCCGGCGCGCAAGGTCAAATGCGTCGCCTGGGATCTCGACAACACGCTGTGGCAGGGTATCCTTGTCGAGGACGGAGCAGCCAACCTCAGTCTGCGACCGGAGGCCGTCGAGTTGATCAAGCAGCTCGACGCCCGTGGCATCATTCAGACTGTCGTCAGCAAGAACAATCACGACGACGCCCTGGCGGTCATCGCCGATTTTGGCTTGAGCGACTATTTCCTTTGTCCGGCGGTCAACTGGGGCCAGAAGAGCGCCAACCTGCAACAGATCGCCGATCGGCTCAACATCAACATCGATACTTTTGCGCTGATCGACGACTCTCCCTTCGAGAGGCAGGAGGTCGGGACCGCGCTGCCGATGGTGCGGGTCTATTCGGAGCAGGGCCTCGAATCCGTGCTTGACCGGCCGGAGTTCGATGTGCCCGTGACGTCGGCCAGCCGCCAGCGGCGGCTGTCCTATCTCACCGAGGTGCATCGCGATCGCGCTCGCGAAGTCTTCGCGGGCGATTATCTCGACTTCCTCCGCTCATGCGAGATAAAACTGCGCATCTTCAAGCCATCGACCGCTGCGGAGACGTTGCGCTGCCTTGAGCTGATCGAGCGCACCAATCAGCTCAACCTCTCCGGCCGGAGTTACGACCCGGAGGCGTTTGACCGACTTCTCCGCACTCCCGGGAATCTCTGCCTGGCCATAGAATGCGAAGACCGCTTCGGCAGCTATGGGATCGTCGGATTTGCCAGCGTCGTCGAGGATGCCGGGCAACCCATGCTGCTGGACTTCGTCATGTCCTGCCGCGTGGCGCAGAAGCGCGTCGAACATTGCGTGTTCGGCTGGCTGGCGCGCCGCGCGCGCGAACGCGGACATCGGAAGCTGCTGGCCGATCTGCGGCCGACGTCCAAGAACAAGCCGCTGCTCAAGGTGTTCGCGGACATGCGCTTCTCGACCGAGAAGGAAGAAGCGGGCAGGGTCCTGCTGGCGCTCGATCTGGCGACTGCCGACCTTGAGGACGGGGCCGTGATTGCGCTGGACGCGAGCGATTTGGCCGGCGATAAAGTCGCCGCATGA